Sequence from the Rhizomicrobium sp. genome:
TGCCGCTGCTCAACAATGGCGGCAGGATCGTGAATATCTCGTCCGGCCTGACCCGCTTCGCCATGCCGGGGAGCGGCTCCTACGCATCCATGAAGGGGGCCGTCGAAGTGCTGACCCGCTATCTCGCCAAGGAACTCGGGCCGCGGGGCATTGCCGTCAACACCGTCGCGCCCGGCGCAATCGCAACCGATTTCAGCGGCGGCATGGTGCGCGACAATCCCGGGATCAACAGATTTGTCGCCGAGGCGACGGCGCTGGGCAGGGTCGGACAGCCCGACGACATCGGTCCGATGATCGCGGCCCTGCTCTCCGACGACAACCGCTGGGTCAATGCCCAGCGCATCGAGGTCTCGGGCGGCATGGCGCTTTGATCGGAACGGTCCCGGTCACCGGTTGATGAAGTCGGCGATTTCGCCGAGCGCCGCATGGGCCTCGGGAAAGAGCCTGAACATGCCGTGCCACACGTGCGGGACATCCGGCCAGAGGCTGAGGTTCACCCGGACGCGCGCCTTTTCGAGGCGGTCGGCGAACCGCTTGCTGTCGAAGACGAGGGCTTCGACCGAACTCACCTGCAGCAGCGTGGGCGGAAATTTCTTCAGCAACGCCGTCGGAGCGAATGCGGGCGAGACTTCCGGATCGGCGGCGCTGTGCAACGGGGGCAGGTAATTGTCGACGGAATATTGCAAGGCCTCCCATGTGCAGATGAGATCGTCGATGCCGATCCGGTCCCACATCGAGACGTGATCGAGCGTTCCGGCGATGAGCGCCAGCCGGTCCGGCATCCGGCCGCCGGTATCCGTGCTCGACAAGCAGACCGCGCTTGTATTGGCGCGGCGCGCGTTCAAGAAACCCACGGAGCAGAGCGTTGCCGCGTCAGACCAGCAAGCCGCCGCCGTCCACGGGAAGACTCTGGCCGGTCACGTAGCCGTTCAGCATCAAATAGATATAGGCCGTGGCGGCCTCGGCGGGAGACGCGGCCCGCGGCAAGGGCAAGCCGGCCGTGGCCGCCGCGATGCGCCCCGCGCTGCCCGGCCTCTCCGTTATAAGTCCGGTCAGGGTCAGCCCCGGACAAACCGCGTTGATCCGCAGCGGCGCGAGATCGACGGCCAAGCTGCGAACGAGATGCTCCACGGCCCCGACCACGGCGGAGGGAAGCGGAGAGCCCTTCGACGGGCGATGGGCGAGCATGCCGCTGGTCAGCGTGATCGAGCCGTCCGGAGCGATCTTGCGGCGGCCATGTTTGATGATCGCGAGCGATCCCCAGAAACGCACCTCGAAGGCTTCGCGGGCGAAGGCGAGATCGAGGTCCTCGGTCGAGGCAAAGACCCTCCGATCGAAATCGCCCGCGGTGATCGCCAGATGATCGAAAGGATCGAGCCGGTCCAGGAAGCCGGAGATGCTGGCCGCGTCTTTCAGATCGACGACATCGCCGCTCGCTCCGGCCAGGCGCGCGATGGCCGCATCGACGCTGGCGCTCTTGCTCGACGCGACGACCACGGCCGCTCCCAGCTCGCGCGCCAGCGCGGCGACGGCAAAGCCGATCCCCGACGTTCCGCCGATCACGACCACCCGCTTTCCCGCGAGCGACATGGTTGCATCCGTCATGGTTCGTCTCCTGAAAAAATGGAGGCCAGGCGTCCATTGAGGCGATGCGCGAAATGCGATCCATCCGCGCGAGGCGACGTCTGGCGCGAACCAGACAGTCTACTTCGCCCCGAGCGAGCCGTTCCGGTTCGAATCGGCGACTTCGAGAAACGCCGCGACATCGTCCGCCGAGCGCGCCGGTATCTCGACCTGCGGCAGATGGCCGACGCCGGGATAGACGATCAGCTTGGCGCCGGGGATGGCGTCGGCGAATTTATGCGCGCTTGCCACGCCGATCAACGGATCGACGGCGCCCCACAGCACCAGCGTGGGAACCGCGATATGCGACAGCGCTTCCTTGGCCGCGACGCCGAGCTTGCCGGGCGCCAGCGACATGAGAATGTCGCGATGGCCGGGGGCGCGCTGGAATTCCGCCCAGCGCGCGATGAAGGCATCGGTGATGACCGCCGGATTGCCGACCTCGCCGCGCAGGCCGCTGCGGATGAGCGGCGTGTTGTCGATGCTCTTCAGGAAGGCGCGGCCCCAACTGTATTGCAGGAGACGGAAGGCGAGCGGCGGGGATTTCAGCGTCTCGCTCGGCCAGCCGGCGGCATCGACCAGGATGAGCGCGCGCACCCGCGCCGGATAGCGCAGCGCGAACTGCCAGGCGACGCCGCCGCCTAGCGAGTTCCCGGCAATGGCGAATTTGGGCAGATCGAGCTTCGCCGCCAGCGCGCCGATCAAGGCGATGCTCTCATCGTCGTTCAGCACATAGCCGGCCGGCGCGCGCGTTAGCCCGTGGCCGGGCAGATCGATGCGGATGATACGGAAGCGGTCGTGGAGCTGTGCGGCCCAGCCGTCCCAGGTGGTGAAGGAATCGCCGAAGCCGTGGACGAGCAGCAGGACCGGCGCGTGCGGATCGCCCTCGTCCCTGTAGTGCAGCCGCACGCCGCCCGGCAGGTCGGCGAAGTGCGACTGCGCGTCGGCGTATTTCGCCTCCAGCGTTGCATAGGGAATGTCCGGCCCGCGCAGGACGAACCACCAATAGCCGACCGCCGCCGCGATCAGAGCGACCAACAACCAACCGACCAGCTTCAGCACGGACCGCATGGCGCTCTCAGTATTTCAGGCTGAGGCGGACGCCGACCGTGGCCGGCTCGCCGCGCTGGGCGATGTCGATATCCGTCAGGAAGAAATTGCGCGTGGTGTCGTAATTCGCGTTGAAGATGTTGTGGCCGAACAGCGCCACCGACCAGGGCTGGCCGTCGGGCGTGAGCGTGAGGTTCGCATTGGCGAGCCAATAGGCGTGGACGTAATAGACCGGGCCGAGCAGCAGCGGGTCGAAATGGTCGTGGAAGGCATAGTCGGCCTCCGCTTCCAGCGCATAACCCGGCAACAGGAAGGTATAGGCCGCCGACCCGCCATAGCTCCACGGCGCGAAGCCGACGCGCGCGCCCTTGCGGTTGACGAACACCGGATTGAGCGTGTTGCCTGGCGCCACGCAGATCGAGGCCGGCACGCACAGCGCGGTGGTGGCGGCGATGTCGAGGTCGTTGGCGTATTCGTCGAACTCGCCGTCCTTCCAGCCGACGGATTGCGAAAGCTGGAGCTGTGGGATGGGCTGCCATTTGCCCTCGAACTCGAAGCCGTAGATGTGCGATTTGCGCGCGTTGACGATCGCGCCGATAGCGCCGAAATCGGACCAGATCGCCGACTGCACCTGCTGATTGTGGTAGTCGTAGTAGAATCCCGCGCCGTCGAGCTGCAGCGTGCCGTCGGCCAGCGTGGTCTTGAAGCCCGCCTCATAGGCCCACAGCGTCTCCGGCTTGAAGGCGCCGACCGCGCTGGCGCTGGGCACGTTGTAGGAGGTGAAGCCGCCGGACTTCACGCCTTCGCTGATGCTGGCGTAGAGCAGCGTCTCCTCCACGGGCTTGTATTCCAGCTCCGCCTTGCCCGAGAGGTTGGTGTTGTTGAGCGTCTTGTCGGCGGTCGGGCTGAACGCCGTCGGCGTCGTGCCGGGCGCGAAAATCCCGGCGGTCACGTAGTTCTTCTGCTCGCGATGCTCGCTCTCGCCGCGCAGGCCGCCGACCAGCGACCACTGCTCGTTGAAGCGATATTGGGCCTGCCCGAACAGGGCCTCGCTCTCGACATGCTGGTTGTAGGTCGTCTGGGTGACGAAGCCGAGCGACTGCCAGAAATCGCTGTCGAAGAACTCGTCCAGATCCTCATGCGAGAAGTAGAAGCCGACGAGCCAGGTGAGCGGCGCGGAATCGTCGTTCGAGGCCAGCCGCAGCTCCTGCGAATAGACGTTCGCGTTGGTCTTGAAATAGGTGCCGGCATAGGCGAGCGAGGAGGCGTCCCAGTCGTTGTATTCCTTGCGGTCCAGATTCTCGTAGGACGAGATCGAGGTCAGCGTCGCGAAGCCGAAATCCGCATTGGCGCGCAGGCTGACGCCGCCGCTGGTCGTGTCGTGGAACGGCTTGACGTCGGCCGGCTTGCCGATGAGATCGCCGAAGGTGTCGGAGCCGCCCCAGCCGGTCTGCGCATTGTTGGCGAAAGCGGGCACCGTCGTGCCGCCCAGATAGATGTTGGGGATGGGGTCGAACAGGTAAAGGCCGGTCGGCTCGGAATCGTCGTAGCCCCAATGGCCTTCGAGCAGGAAATTGACCGCGCTGGAGGCGTTCCATTGCAGCTCGCCGCGCAGCGCGGTGGTGTCCTTGTCGCCGAGCGACTGGCCGTTCTCGCGGTTCTTCTGCCAGGCGCCGCCCTGGTCGGTCACGATGGCGAGACGCCCGAGCAGATCGTCGGAGATCGGGCCGGAGACATAGCCCTCGGCGTGGAATTCGTCATGGCTGTCGAAATCGGCGGTGAGGCCGGCGGTGAAATCCTCCGTCGGCTTGTTGGTGACGAAGTTGACCGCGCCGCCGGTCGTGTTGCGGCCATAGAGCGTGCCCTGCGGCCCGCGCAGCACTTCCACCCGGCCGATGTCGAACAGCAGGCCCTGGGTCTGCGCCGGCACGGGATAGGCCACCTCGTCGACATAGACGCCGACGGTAGAGCTGTTGTTGGAGCCGTAATCGTCGAAGCCGACGCCGCGCAGGCGGAATTCGGGCTGGCCGCTGCCGAAGGCCGGAACGATCTCGAGGCTCGGCGTGGCATATTGCAGGTTGTTGATCTGCGTGACGTTGTGCTTCAGCAAGTCGTCGGCCGACAGCACCGTCAGGGCGATGCCGACGTTCTGCGCCGATTCCACCCGCCTTTCGGCCGTGACCGTCACGGTTTCGATTCCCGTCGGGAGCGTATCGGCAACCGCCGGATCCAATGTCACTATCAACGCAAGCGACGCAGCAACAATCTCGATCTTCATTACACCCCTCGAACAATGACAACGCTTATCGCACGCCCCGGCGGCCGCGGCGAAAGGCGGCGACCGGCCATCCGAACCGCAGCGCCGGGCGCACAGCCGGCCTGCGGTCCTCATAAAGGTCAAGCACCTGCTGATGAAGGTCGGCGCCCGCGTCGTCGCCCCAGTCGCGCAATTGCGCGATCTTGCGGCGCAGATGCCATTCGGCGGCGCCGCCATATTCGCGCTTCCATCGGCGCGCGAGGCTATCGATGCCGTCCACCCCTTGGTCCCCACCTCAAATTCACCCGCCCCGGAAAGGGCGGGCCCGAAGGCCCGCCAAGTTCAGGGAGGAAACGCCGCCATGAAGCAGCGTCACCTGCATACTCTATCGTTTTAGTAGAGTAAAGGGGTCGCGCCGCGCGGGCGTCAGGAAGCCGCTGACGGGGATTGCATGGATTTTAGCGTTCGCCGGCGTCGGCGCAACCGCCATGAGACGCGCCGGCGGTTCAAGATCGCCCGGCAGCTATCCGACGCGGCGCTTACAGCGTCGCGGTTCCGAGGATCGCGTCCCGCGGCATCGGGGGCGCCCTTCGGTATCGTTCAAAAAAGCGGGGACGCCGGACCGGCGGCAAAGCCCGCCGGCATCCCCAAGTTCACCCACCAGAACTTTGTTCTGTGTTCAATGATGGCTAGCGGAACAGCGACAGGATGGTCTGCGGCGCCTGGTTGGCGATCGACAGAGCCTGAACGCCGAGCTGCTGCTTGACCTGCAGGGACTGCAGCGTGGCGCTTTCCTGGGCCATGTTCGCGTCGACGAGGTTGCCGATGCCGGTCGTCAGCGTGTCGGACAGCTTCTGCGCGAAGGTCGCCTGGATCGAGAACTTCTTCGCGCCGGCGGAAAGCTTGGCGAGAGCGGCGTTCACGTTCGTCAGCGATGCCTGGATGGTGGCGACGAGCGTCGAGGCCTTGGCCTGGGTCGAGATCGTGTTGGTCGACTTCAGCGTGACGATCGTGCCCGAAAGCGCGAGCGTCTGGGACGACGTCGTGATACGACGCGAACCGTCGGCCGAGGACAAGGCCGAGATCTGGGTCGTCGAACCGTCGACCAGGTTGGTGCCGTTGAACGAGGCGTTCTTCACGATGGTGGTGATCTGATCGCGCAGCGCGACGAAGTCCTGGTTGAGGGCCTGGCGGCTGGCGGTATCCAGCGAGGAGTCCGCGGCGGACAGCGCCTTGGTCTTGAGCTGGATCAACAGGTCGGAGATCGACTGTCCGGCGGAGAGCGCGACATCGACCGCCGAGGTGGCGCGGTTGAGGCTGTCCGTGACCGCGGCATAGCCGGCGACCGCGCCACGCTGGTTCTGCGCGATGGCGTAGGTCGAACCGTCGTCACGGGCGGATGAGACCTTGAGACCGCTGTTGATGGCGCTTTGGGCGGTGCTCAACTGCGACTGGGTCTGGTTGAGGTATTGCAGCGCGACGAGGGCGCCGGTGTTGGTATTGACGCTGAATGACATGACTTTCCCCCTTCTGGTTGGGACACGAGCCGTCAGCTCGGGGCATTTCGCCCGGAAGAAGCATTGGCAAACGCCGTGCCGCCGCG
This genomic interval carries:
- a CDS encoding alpha/beta hydrolase fold domain-containing protein, with amino-acid sequence MSSTDTGGRMPDRLALIAGTLDHVSMWDRIGIDDLICTWEALQYSVDNYLPPLHSAADPEVSPAFAPTALLKKFPPTLLQVSSVEALVFDSKRFADRLEKARVRVNLSLWPDVPHVWHGMFRLFPEAHAALGEIADFINR
- a CDS encoding SDR family oxidoreductase, whose translation is MTDATMSLAGKRVVVIGGTSGIGFAVAALARELGAAVVVASSKSASVDAAIARLAGASGDVVDLKDAASISGFLDRLDPFDHLAITAGDFDRRVFASTEDLDLAFAREAFEVRFWGSLAIIKHGRRKIAPDGSITLTSGMLAHRPSKGSPLPSAVVGAVEHLVRSLAVDLAPLRINAVCPGLTLTGLITERPGSAGRIAAATAGLPLPRAASPAEAATAYIYLMLNGYVTGQSLPVDGGGLLV
- a CDS encoding TonB-dependent receptor, with the translated sequence MTVTAERRVESAQNVGIALTVLSADDLLKHNVTQINNLQYATPSLEIVPAFGSGQPEFRLRGVGFDDYGSNNSSTVGVYVDEVAYPVPAQTQGLLFDIGRVEVLRGPQGTLYGRNTTGGAVNFVTNKPTEDFTAGLTADFDSHDEFHAEGYVSGPISDDLLGRLAIVTDQGGAWQKNRENGQSLGDKDTTALRGELQWNASSAVNFLLEGHWGYDDSEPTGLYLFDPIPNIYLGGTTVPAFANNAQTGWGGSDTFGDLIGKPADVKPFHDTTSGGVSLRANADFGFATLTSISSYENLDRKEYNDWDASSLAYAGTYFKTNANVYSQELRLASNDDSAPLTWLVGFYFSHEDLDEFFDSDFWQSLGFVTQTTYNQHVESEALFGQAQYRFNEQWSLVGGLRGESEHREQKNYVTAGIFAPGTTPTAFSPTADKTLNNTNLSGKAELEYKPVEETLLYASISEGVKSGGFTSYNVPSASAVGAFKPETLWAYEAGFKTTLADGTLQLDGAGFYYDYHNQQVQSAIWSDFGAIGAIVNARKSHIYGFEFEGKWQPIPQLQLSQSVGWKDGEFDEYANDLDIAATTALCVPASICVAPGNTLNPVFVNRKGARVGFAPWSYGGSAAYTFLLPGYALEAEADYAFHDHFDPLLLGPVYYVHAYWLANANLTLTPDGQPWSVALFGHNIFNANYDTTRNFFLTDIDIAQRGEPATVGVRLSLKY
- a CDS encoding alpha/beta hydrolase, with protein sequence MRSVLKLVGWLLVALIAAAVGYWWFVLRGPDIPYATLEAKYADAQSHFADLPGGVRLHYRDEGDPHAPVLLLVHGFGDSFTTWDGWAAQLHDRFRIIRIDLPGHGLTRAPAGYVLNDDESIALIGALAAKLDLPKFAIAGNSLGGGVAWQFALRYPARVRALILVDAAGWPSETLKSPPLAFRLLQYSWGRAFLKSIDNTPLIRSGLRGEVGNPAVITDAFIARWAEFQRAPGHRDILMSLAPGKLGVAAKEALSHIAVPTLVLWGAVDPLIGVASAHKFADAIPGAKLIVYPGVGHLPQVEIPARSADDVAAFLEVADSNRNGSLGAK
- a CDS encoding flagellin; translation: MSFSVNTNTGALVALQYLNQTQSQLSTAQSAINSGLKVSSARDDGSTYAIAQNQRGAVAGYAAVTDSLNRATSAVDVALSAGQSISDLLIQLKTKALSAADSSLDTASRQALNQDFVALRDQITTIVKNASFNGTNLVDGSTTQISALSSADGSRRITTSSQTLALSGTIVTLKSTNTISTQAKASTLVATIQASLTNVNAALAKLSAGAKKFSIQATFAQKLSDTLTTGIGNLVDANMAQESATLQSLQVKQQLGVQALSIANQAPQTILSLFR